Within Mucilaginibacter inviolabilis, the genomic segment TAATATAATGAGGCGTAAGATCGATACCGCCGCCGAACCATCTTTTGGGCTGCTGCTCGCTGCCGGCAGGTGTTGGCATTTCAAAATACCGGATATTCATGTGGATGATAGGCACCAAAGGGTGGTTCGGATGAATTACGATGGATACGCCGGTAGCAAAAAAATCGTCAGACTCAACCTGCAGGGCTTTTTGCATATTTTCGGGCAGTTTACCATGAACAGCCGAGAAATTTACACCGCCCTTTTCAAATATATTGCCATTTTGGATGATGCGTGTACGACCCCCGCCGCCGCCGTCACGTTCCCATACTTCTTCTTCAAATCGGGCTTTGCCGTCGGTTAACTCCAGCGCCGCACATATCTCGTCTTGTATTTGCTGGTAATCGGTGGCTATTTGTTCTTTGCTTATCACGGGGATTAATTATTGAATTAGTGATTTAGTGAATTATTGAATTGCAATAATGGTAAAATTAGTAAACTATTGGTTATAGTGAATTATTGAATTACCGATTTATTGAACTGCAAAATTCAAGCTGTCCAATCACTAATTCACTAAATCACTAATTCAATAATTAACTGATCTCCGCATAATCCAGGTCCTTTCCAAAAGTTTCCTTTAGCTGACTTAAAGAAAGCAGGGAGATCAGCGTTAATATACCCATCATAATGTAACCGCTGGTGATCATTCCGTTATGTTTTACCAATGCATCAAATGCCCAGTTGATAGGAATTAAAGAGCCCCGCACAAAGTTAGGAACGGTTGTGGTCACTGTTGATCGTATATTGGTACCAAACTGCTCGGCGGCTATGGTAACAAACGTTGCCCAATAACCAACGGTACAGCCCATAAAAAAGCTCAGCCAGATAAATTGCGACGATGTAATGCCTTTACAACTCAGATAAGCAGTAACGCTCACTAAGGATAACACCAGAAATACAGCCATCGTTAGCTTTCTTGATTTGGTAATTTGGGCCAGTAAACCGGCAAACAAGTCGCCAACTGCTATACCTACATAGCTGTATAAAATACCAGAACCCGCGGTTAATACCTCTTTTGAACCTAATGCCGCTCCAAACTCTTTGGCCTGGGTTATGAGTATACCTACAACATACCAAAGCGGGGCACCAATTAAAATACAGTACAAATATTTTCTGAACCTTTTGCCGTTGTTAAACAGCATCAATAAATTTCCTTTAGATACCTCACTCTGGGCTACGTTTTTGTACATGCCCGATTCAAACGTACCCAAACGTAACAATAATAATACAATGCCTAAGCCACCACCAACAAAGTAAGCATTGCGCCAGCCGTATTTGGCAACTGTGGCAGCGGCTACGGCTCCAAAAAGACCAATTACAGCAACCATCATAGTGCCATAACCACGTTTTTCTTTACTCAGGGTTTCGGTTACCAGAGTAATACCCGCGCCTAATTCGCCGGCAAGCCCTATGCCTGCTATTAAACGTACTATAGCATAGGTATTGATATCATGTACCAGTCCGTTGGCAAAATTGGCTATAGAATACAACAGTATCGATCCGAATAAAACTTTTATCCGCCCGAATTTGTCGCCGATAACACCCCAGATAATACCACCCAGGAGCAAGCCAAACATTTGCATATTGATGATATAAACCCCTTGTGGCCGTATATCAGCCTCGGAAATGCCTATTCCACGTAAACTATCAATCCTCACGATGGAAAATAGAACCAGGTCATAAATATCAACGAAATAGCCAAGTGAGGCAACAAGAACCAGGAAAATCATATTCCGGGTAGCCCTGGCAGTGGTAGTTGTAGTAGATGTCATAAGTTTTATATAGGCATTTGAACGGCTAAAGTAGCAGAATTATATAAAATCAAAAATTTAAACACAAAAAAACCCCTGTGTATGCAGAGGTCTTTTTTTAAGAATTTTGGTTAAACTATGCTTTTTTTACGTTTACAGCCTGTAGTCCTTTTCTGCCTTCTTCCACTTCGTAAGTTACGTCGTCATTATCTTTAATGGCGTTTACGCCGCCTTGTACATCTTTAAAGTGGACAAAAAGATCTTTACCATCCTCGGTAACGATGAAGCCATAACCTTTTTGTGTGTTAAACCATTTTACTTTTCCAGTTTTCATAATTATAATTATCGTATTAAAAAAAAATTCGTATATAAGATTAATAACTAAAGCCAAACTGAAAATAAAACGGTTTTAATAATCAGAAGGAATAGATAAACCCATCTTTACCAAATATATAAAATTATTGATAAACCAAATAAAATTATTTATTTGGTTGTGGGGTTATCCTTAAATAGGGTTTTATAGCTTTATAACCCTTTGGAAATTTGGCCGGGATATCTTCTGTTTTTATAGCAGGCACCACTACCACGTCTTCTCCGTCCTTCCAATCTGCTGGTGTTGCTACTCCATAATTGGCTGTTAATTGTAAGGAATCAATCACCCGCAGAATTTCCTGGAAATTACGACCTGTTGATGCAGGATAAGTAATAATGAGCTTAACCGCTTTATCCGGACCGATAATGAATAACGACCTTACCGTGGCGTTAACAGAAGCATTCGGGTGGATCATATCATAAGCTTCGGAAATTTTGCGATCCTCATCAGCAATAATCGGGAAGTTTACTTCTACGCCTTGTGTTTCGTTGATATCCCCTATCCAACCGTTATGTGATTCTACCGAGTCAACACTTAGTGCCAATACTTTTACATTACGTTTGCTGAATTCGTCCTTCAAAGCGGCTGTTTTACCCAATTCGGTAGTACAAACCGGGGTATAATCGCCGGGATGCGAAAAAAGCACGCCCCAGCTGTCGCCAAGATATTCGTAAAAATCAATTTCACCTGCTGATGTTTTTGCCTGAAAATTTGGGGCTTTATCGCCTAATCGTAAACTCATGATTATGTTGTTTTATTTATAAAGAATAAATGACTACTAAGTTACTATACATTGTTTGATAAATCAAAATGTAAAAAGTGTAAACTGGTGAAAATTTACAGAATAATGTGATGAGCCGAGTTATAGATTGGTGATGAGGTACATTTCAGGTGTAAGCAGCTCACCCTGTCATCGCAATGCCTGGTATTCCTCTCCCCAACTCCAGCGCTAATAGGAATTCATGATAAAGTTTTAAGAGTTGATTGTAAGCTTATATCCTTTGCCGCGTATAACAATAATATTAATATTGGGATCAAATTCCAGTTTTTTTCTGAGTTTTGATATGAACATATCCAAACTACGCCCCACAATAACACCTTCATCTTCCCATATCTCTTTTTGCAGCCGGCTTCGCTCTACAGGCTCGTTAGGCGACAACGCGAAAATGCGCAATACACGGGTTTCCGTTCCGGTTAAGTCTATCATCTTTCCATTGATGATGAGCTTACGATTTTCCGCGTCGAACAAAGCCGAGCCTAAAGTGAACGTGCCGGTATCCTGACCTTTAGGTAAGGTTCTTCGTGGCTTAACAGATCTCATAAAAATAAAACCAATAAATGCTAAAAATGGCAGGCTGCCCAGGAGATATCCGTTTTTTACTGTAATTATGCCTGCCGGTTTAAACTTAATGTTGATCATGTAACATCCTCTGGGCTGCGTTCTTCCCAGGCATGCCACTATATCATCTTTTTTATTTTGGGAGATAGCGTATCCATAGGCTACACTGGAGTTGCCGCAGTTCAGAACATTAACAACATAATCACCTGCGAGCGGGTTTTTGGTCAGCACACGCCGGGTAGTATTCACCAGGGAGTCTGGTTGAAAAGTCAGATCATTTTCAAATCTGATCTGGTATTCATTTTCTGCAATCTTTTTTACCGGAAGCACCCTTGATTTACTATCGCCCGATTGTAAGAGCAGCTCATGTCCGATCCTGCGGAGCAAAATCTCTCTTCTTGCCATATCAAAATCGTTACTGCCGGTGATACTGAAAGCCACGCAGATTACAGAGATAAACGCCAGTGGTATCAGTGCGAGTAGATACTTGCGTTTCCCGGAGAGGAGATTTTGGCTAAGGTGCATAGTGTCAATATTTTATTTACAAAGTTTACAATTTTATTTACAATCCAAATTCCTCCAGCCGAAAAACATCAAAGTAGATTTGCTGAATCAAATTAAAAGGATATGAAACCATCATGAGCCAAAGGTTCACAAACCAGAACGAGTAAAAACAGCTCATGATAGCTTCATCTCCTTTAAAAAACAATTTACTCTAATGAAAATTAAAAAAATGAAAAGATTATTGGTATTTGTTCCGGCTACCCTGGTGGTATTATTTCTACTGAATTCTTTTGTACTGAAAGAAAAGAAAGCGGTGAAAAAAGCAATAGAAAAAACTAAATCAGCGCCTGTAGCTATCGTTTTGAGGTCTGCCGATGGCGGACAAACATGGCGGGACATTAGCGAAGGGTTGCCCGAAAATCTGCACAGAGAAGGTGTATGGAGCCATGGTTTATTTGCAAATGACCGAGGGCTCTATTTACGTGCCGGCAATGGGGTTTATCACAATGAACCCAATTCCACAACTTCCTTTTGGACAAAAGAGGTTGTGCCTGATGGGCAGCGTGAGATTGCCCCTGCCAGGAATGGGATATTTGCATATAATTTCAGGGGGCAGTTTTTACAAAAAATAAATGGAAAGAGTGATTGGTTGCCCATGTACACCAGTTTTCAGGAGCAAGCCGTACGCATTAACAAAACGGTAGATTGGATGTACAAGAATTATAAAGAGAAACAAGTATGCAGCGTTTTTGAAACTACGGGGGGCACAGTTTTCATCGGCTCCAATAACGCCCTTTTTAAATCCACTAACAGTGGCAAAACCTGGAAATATGTGCATGTTAGCGGTTGGGTAATGAAGATGGTAGAGTTAAACGGTGTACTCCTGGCTGCCAGCACACAGGGAATATTAAGGTCGACCGATGATGGTGAAAACTGGGATCGTGTGATTAGTGAAGGGGGTGCCGGCATCGCTGTAGAACGTATAGATGGAGGGTTTGCTGCTATAGTAAACAACGCCATAACCCAAACAAACAGCATACACATTTCACTAGATAATGGAAAAACCTGGAATGCAATAGGTGAAGAACTTCAGCCTTCCTGGAGTAGTTTATTAATGAAAAAAATAGGTTTACTTCAATCTCCATTAAATATTTCATCCATCAAACAAGTGGGTAAATATTTAATATGTGGTCGCTCAGATGGTATATTCCGGTCGGCGGACATGGGCAAAACATGGGAAAAGCTGTTACTTCCTGCTATAGAAAATCATGGCTTCAATTTATCTGTTTCAGGCAATGTGATTTATGCCATACCCAATAAAGGATGCTGAAAAACGCCAGATTCAGAAATAATGTGTGATGTCGGCCTCGCAAGATAAGTTGAAATATACGGGTGGTTAATTGCAAAGGCCATAAATATTTTGTATATTTATATATAACAAACAACGGCCCTGCTTACTTTGAAAAACGTAAGCAGGGCCGTTTGGTTAAAGGAATAAAATAGACCAAAAACCTACCGTTTTGTATGTAGTTATTTGAATGTCAATAATTTAATACTTTTTAAACTTTTCAAAACCCATCGATAATTTGTTAAAAAGTGTTAAAATCAATGGTTTTGAATAAGTTTTCAGCAGTTTTTGATCTGTTTTTGCCCCATTTTCGATCGGAAAAGTGTTAAAATTGGGGTTTAAAAAGTCTGGTTCCCCTACTCTGTTGTTTGAATTTTATAATCGGGCTTCAAAATTAAAATCAATTATTAATTCGGCTGGATTTACGCTTTGAAATTTTGCCTCAACATTACGCGGCAAATATTGTTGAACCTATTGACTAAGCACAAAACTGAATGAGCAGACACACCTATGATACCGGAATAATTGGAAATTGCGCCTTTTTGGCCCATATTAATAAAAATACCAATGTCGACTGGCTTTGCTGGCCCAAGTTCGACAGTACGTTTATCTTTGGCGGATTACTGGATAAAACCAAAGGCGGCGAGTTTTCCATCCGTCCGGAAGGTGAATATACTTCGGTACAGCACTACCTGGAAAATACCAATGTGCTGATAACCGAGATAAGTCCTAAAAGTGGTGGTAAATACCGTATAACTGATTTTGCGCCCAGGTTTTATCAGCATCAACGCTACTACAAACCTCTGATGCTGATCAGGAAAATTGAAGCCATAGAGGGCTCACCAAGGGTAATTGTGAAGTGTGAGCCGGTATCGGAATATGGCGCGGTAAAACTAACGGTGAACCGTGGAAGTAACCACATACAATACCTTGGTGGTGAAGAAAATATACGGCTTACTACCAATATACCCATTAGTTATGTATTTGATGAGCAGGCTTTTGTATTGAATGAAACTAAATACCTGGCCTTAACTTATGGTGAACCGCTGGAGGCTGCACTGATATCCACTGCCGACCGATTTTTGGCAGAAACTGTTCAATACTGGCGCACGTGGATCAAGCACTCCTCTATCGCTACGTACTATCAGCCCTTTGTGATTCGCTCAGGCTTGGCTTTGAAAATACACCAGTTTGAGGATACAGGAGCCATTATAGCGGCAAGTACCACCAGTTTGCCCGAATCGCCGGGAAGTGGCCGTAACTGGGATTATAGGTACTGCTGGCTCCGCGATACTTATTATGTGATTACGGCGCTGAATCATATTGGGCATTTTGAGGAAATGGAGAAGTATTTTAGCTATGTCACGGATATTTCTTTTTCTGAAGATGAACGCTATCAACCGCTTTATGGCATAACTGGTAAAAGAAACCTTGTGGAGGAGATCCTGACCGATTTGGAGGGTTATATGGGTAATCAACCCGTACGTATTGGTAACCAGGCTTATGAGCATATTCAGAATGATATTTACGGACAGGTAATGATCTCCCTGCTCCCGCTGTACACTGATCATCGTTTTGTTTTCTCAGAACGGAAGGACTCTGTACGCTGGATAGAGTCCTTATTGAATAAAATTGACCGTACCATTGATGAAAAAGATGCCGGGATCTGGGAGTTTCGGAATATGGCTAACATTCACTGTTACAGCAACCTGTTCCAATGGGCCGGAGCATCCGCTGCCGAGAAAATGGCTCGCACTATCGACAATAAAGAGCTCATTGATAAGGCTATCGAATTGAAAGAGCGGGCTGCTGCGCATATCGAAAGTTGCTATGACCCAGTGAGAAAAGTGTATACTAATTCGGCTGGCAGTTCCAATCTGGATGCCAGTACGCTGCAACTGATCATGATGAATTATCTTGACCCTGAATCGCAAAAGGCAAAAGATCACTTACTTGCACTGGAAAAAGAGTTAAGGACGCCTAATGGGTTATTTTACAGGTATTTATATACTGATGATTTTGGAAAGCCTAAAACCACTTTCCTGATATGCGCCTTTTGGTATGTAGAAGCTTTGGCAAGTGTTGGTCGTCTGGATGACGCACAGCGGGAGTTTGCCAATCTGCTGCAATATTCCAATCACCTGCTATTGTTTAGTGAGGATGTTGATGAGCAGGACGGCAGTCAATGGGGTAATTTCCCGCAGGCCTACAGTCACGTTGGTCTGATGAATGCCGCCTATCGCATAGCTATCAAGCTGGATCGGCCGGTATTTTTATAATTATTGATTTAGTGAATTATTGAATTAGCCATGTAAGTTTTTAATCACTAATTCAATAATTCACTAAATCAAGAATCAATTAACCTCAACTGTAGTATGTTGAGTAAAGCTGGTGAGTAATTTACGTACCTCTGTTGGGTTGCGGAGATAAAATTTAGCGGCTGATAAATTGCTGCCTACCTTAATGGTAATAGCGGTTTCGGGCAGGGCTTTAAATATATCTTCGTCGGTGTAGTCGTCGCCAAAGGCAATAATAAAATCGTAGTCTTTACCCTCTGTCAGGCTTAAAGCGGCTTTACCTTTGTTGATATCCATGTTCTTTACTTCCAGTACCTTATCGCCGGCTAACAGTTGTAAGCCTTTATCGCTGGCCAGGTATTTCAGGTTATTCATCAATTCACTTGCTCTAAGCTCGCCTAAGCCATTTTGTGCCTTGCGGTAGTGCCAAACCAGTGAATAGGTTTTTTCTTCAATAAAGGAGCCCGGAGTGCGGTCTACATAAGTTTCCAGGATAGGGTAAATATCATGCTTCCATTGATCGCTCAGGCCCGATATCTTATGCCAGTGGGTTTCCGGTCTTTTAAACCAGGAACCATGTTCGGCAATCAGGTATATGTCCAAATGTTTAAACCAGGCATCCAGGTTTTCATGCTTGCGGCCGCTAATCAATACCACCTGGTTGGCCGGGTCTTCAGAAAGCTTGTTAATGATGTTATATAGCTCTTCGTCGGGGCTAGCCTGATCAAT encodes:
- a CDS encoding MFS transporter; translation: MTSTTTTTARATRNMIFLVLVASLGYFVDIYDLVLFSIVRIDSLRGIGISEADIRPQGVYIINMQMFGLLLGGIIWGVIGDKFGRIKVLFGSILLYSIANFANGLVHDINTYAIVRLIAGIGLAGELGAGITLVTETLSKEKRGYGTMMVAVIGLFGAVAAATVAKYGWRNAYFVGGGLGIVLLLLRLGTFESGMYKNVAQSEVSKGNLLMLFNNGKRFRKYLYCILIGAPLWYVVGILITQAKEFGAALGSKEVLTAGSGILYSYVGIAVGDLFAGLLAQITKSRKLTMAVFLVLSLVSVTAYLSCKGITSSQFIWLSFFMGCTVGYWATFVTIAAEQFGTNIRSTVTTTVPNFVRGSLIPINWAFDALVKHNGMITSGYIMMGILTLISLLSLSQLKETFGKDLDYAEIS
- a CDS encoding cold-shock protein; the encoded protein is MKTGKVKWFNTQKGYGFIVTEDGKDLFVHFKDVQGGVNAIKDNDDVTYEVEEGRKGLQAVNVKKA
- a CDS encoding peroxiredoxin; translation: MSLRLGDKAPNFQAKTSAGEIDFYEYLGDSWGVLFSHPGDYTPVCTTELGKTAALKDEFSKRNVKVLALSVDSVESHNGWIGDINETQGVEVNFPIIADEDRKISEAYDMIHPNASVNATVRSLFIIGPDKAVKLIITYPASTGRNFQEILRVIDSLQLTANYGVATPADWKDGEDVVVVPAIKTEDIPAKFPKGYKAIKPYLRITPQPNK
- a CDS encoding winged helix-turn-helix domain-containing protein, which codes for MHLSQNLLSGKRKYLLALIPLAFISVICVAFSITGSNDFDMARREILLRRIGHELLLQSGDSKSRVLPVKKIAENEYQIRFENDLTFQPDSLVNTTRRVLTKNPLAGDYVVNVLNCGNSSVAYGYAISQNKKDDIVACLGRTQPRGCYMINIKFKPAGIITVKNGYLLGSLPFLAFIGFIFMRSVKPRRTLPKGQDTGTFTLGSALFDAENRKLIINGKMIDLTGTETRVLRIFALSPNEPVERSRLQKEIWEDEGVIVGRSLDMFISKLRKKLEFDPNINIIVIRGKGYKLTINS
- a CDS encoding sialidase family protein, coding for MKIKKMKRLLVFVPATLVVLFLLNSFVLKEKKAVKKAIEKTKSAPVAIVLRSADGGQTWRDISEGLPENLHREGVWSHGLFANDRGLYLRAGNGVYHNEPNSTTSFWTKEVVPDGQREIAPARNGIFAYNFRGQFLQKINGKSDWLPMYTSFQEQAVRINKTVDWMYKNYKEKQVCSVFETTGGTVFIGSNNALFKSTNSGKTWKYVHVSGWVMKMVELNGVLLAASTQGILRSTDDGENWDRVISEGGAGIAVERIDGGFAAIVNNAITQTNSIHISLDNGKTWNAIGEELQPSWSSLLMKKIGLLQSPLNISSIKQVGKYLICGRSDGIFRSADMGKTWEKLLLPAIENHGFNLSVSGNVIYAIPNKGC
- a CDS encoding glycoside hydrolase family 15 protein, which translates into the protein MSRHTYDTGIIGNCAFLAHINKNTNVDWLCWPKFDSTFIFGGLLDKTKGGEFSIRPEGEYTSVQHYLENTNVLITEISPKSGGKYRITDFAPRFYQHQRYYKPLMLIRKIEAIEGSPRVIVKCEPVSEYGAVKLTVNRGSNHIQYLGGEENIRLTTNIPISYVFDEQAFVLNETKYLALTYGEPLEAALISTADRFLAETVQYWRTWIKHSSIATYYQPFVIRSGLALKIHQFEDTGAIIAASTTSLPESPGSGRNWDYRYCWLRDTYYVITALNHIGHFEEMEKYFSYVTDISFSEDERYQPLYGITGKRNLVEEILTDLEGYMGNQPVRIGNQAYEHIQNDIYGQVMISLLPLYTDHRFVFSERKDSVRWIESLLNKIDRTIDEKDAGIWEFRNMANIHCYSNLFQWAGASAAEKMARTIDNKELIDKAIELKERAAAHIESCYDPVRKVYTNSAGSSNLDASTLQLIMMNYLDPESQKAKDHLLALEKELRTPNGLFYRYLYTDDFGKPKTTFLICAFWYVEALASVGRLDDAQREFANLLQYSNHLLLFSEDVDEQDGSQWGNFPQAYSHVGLMNAAYRIAIKLDRPVFL